A window from Gottschalkiaceae bacterium SANA encodes these proteins:
- the ptb gene encoding phosphate butyryltransferase, which translates to MKNFKELVKLAQKRGPKRISVAIAHDEDVLLAVKEAHDLGIVEGILVGDEQIIRELSRRIGFSLKRFTIINEHDLIHGSEIAVDEIVKGNADILMKGLVDTSIILKAVLKRPELRGETLLSHVAVFEIPTYHKLLMMSDAAMIIAPTLEQKAAIIKNSVEVAKALSIEEPKVAILSAKEKVYEKMPSTVDAGKLVAMGQRGEITGCILGGPFALDNAISKTAAEHKGIDHPVAGDADILIVPQIESGNILYKALNFLGNATSAGLIVGAKVPIVLTSRADQPISKLNSIVLAALSVKK; encoded by the coding sequence GTGAAAAATTTTAAAGAATTGGTAAAACTTGCGCAAAAGAGGGGTCCAAAACGGATTTCAGTTGCAATCGCCCATGACGAAGATGTATTGTTGGCCGTCAAAGAGGCCCACGATCTTGGAATCGTAGAAGGGATCTTGGTGGGGGATGAGCAAATAATTCGAGAATTATCCAGACGAATTGGATTTTCCTTGAAGCGTTTCACCATTATAAATGAACATGATTTGATACATGGCAGTGAAATAGCTGTTGATGAAATTGTAAAAGGAAATGCGGATATCTTGATGAAGGGCTTGGTTGATACTTCGATTATTCTCAAGGCCGTGTTGAAGCGACCGGAGCTGAGAGGGGAAACCTTATTGTCTCATGTTGCGGTATTTGAAATTCCAACCTATCATAAACTCTTGATGATGAGTGATGCGGCGATGATCATTGCGCCAACCTTGGAACAAAAGGCGGCAATTATTAAAAACTCCGTAGAGGTAGCCAAGGCTTTGTCCATCGAAGAACCCAAGGTCGCCATTCTTTCTGCAAAGGAGAAGGTGTACGAAAAGATGCCTTCTACAGTGGATGCGGGAAAATTGGTTGCAATGGGCCAGCGAGGAGAAATTACTGGCTGCATCCTTGGTGGTCCCTTTGCCTTGGACAATGCGATCTCAAAAACGGCTGCCGAACACAAAGGGATCGATCATCCCGTTGCAGGCGATGCCGATATTTTGATTGTGCCTCAAATTGAATCAGGCAACATTCTATACAAAGCATTAAATTTCTTAGGCAATGCGACCAGTGCTGGTTTGATTGTTGGGGCCAAGGTACCCATTGTTCTAACGAGTCGCGCAGATCAGCCGATATCGAAGCTAAATTCTATTGTACTGGCAGCTTTATCTGTAAAAAAGTAG